GGCTTTGGAATCTCACCGATTGGCTGAGTGTGGTCAGGTGCGTGATGAGCCATGACAGGGAATGTTGAATGCTAGATGATGAAGGCTGAAAAGGGCTGCCGGCTGGCTTACTCACTAATCAACCTTTTGAAACGCAAAATCTCAGTTAGACGAGGTAGAAGAAGGTAAATACGAATACCCACACCAAGTCTACGAAGTGCCAGTACAAACCGATTTTTTCCACCATCTCGTAATGACCGCGCTTCTCGAAGGTACCGTTGGTGGTAGCAATGAAAGCCCAGGTCAGCAGCACAAGACCGCTGAATACGTGGGTGCCGTGGAAACCGGTGATAAAGAAGAACAGGTCGGCAAACAGTACGGGACCGTACTGATTCATTTGCAGGTTAGCGCCGTGGAAAATCGTGCCGTCCAGCATCTTGGTACCGGCATCCGTGCCAGCAATAAAGTGGCTCCACTCCCAGGCTTGGCAGCTTACGAACGTAGCGCCAAAGAGCAGCGTCCACAACAGCCACTTTTGCACATCAGCCTTGTCCATGCGGTGACCCGCTTCTACGGCCAATACCATCGTTACGGAACTGAAGATGAGAATCATCGTCATCAACGCTACGAAGGCCAGCGGCAAATCCATGCCGTGCAGACCGGGGAAAGAGTTGAATACCTTGTCCGGGATAGGCCAGTAGGCGGTGGAGAACACAAAGTCTTTGTGGTCGCCGGTGAAAGCCAGGTGGCGGTGGCGCATCAACCCGTAGGTTGTCAGGAAGGCGGCGAACGTAAAGGCATCCGACAGCAGGAAGAACCACATCATCAGCTTGCCATAGCTAGCCTTAAAGGGTTCGTTGCCGCCATCCCAGGTCCCGGAACGGGGCCGCTCGATGGAGGCGTTGTTGTGAAGCGTCTGCGTCGTGGAGGTGGTGGACATAACGAGCGAAGTAAAAACGAAATCAGTGGTTCAAAAGTAGGAACAAATACAGGTACAACCAAAGCGCGCCGAGGAAGTGCCAGTAGATTGTGGCATTGCCAATGGAGAGCATCTGGCGAGAATGTACCTGATAGTTCAGGCTTTTACGCAATACGATGACCAGAAAGATTAGGCCCGTAATCAGGTGAAAAGCGTGTACGCCGGTCAGCACATACAGGAAGGAGCCCGACGGGTTTGCATCAACGCCACCAAAGTGAATTTTATTGGCTACGAGTTCAACCCACACGTTCCACTGGCCTATCAGGAACACGACGCCCAGGATAAGCGTCAGAGCGACACCTATTTGAGCCCGCCGCACTTCATCCTTGCGAGCCGAAAACCAAGCCCATTGCATCGTAGCGCTGCTCAGGGCAATAATAAGGCTGGTATAGAGCAGACCGCCCGGCAAATCGAATTCCAACCAGTTGCCTTCTTCCCGCCGTACGATGTAGGCACTGGTATAGGCGGCGAAAATCATGGTAATGCTGATCATCATCAGCAGTAGCAGAAGGCGCTTGGGGTGCATACCCGTACCGGCTTCTTTGTCTTGCAAAATTTCGGAAGTTGCCATCCTGAAGGGTTAAATTTTGTCGAAAACCAGCGCAATCTGCACGATTGGCAGGTACAAAAAGGACCCGAACATGATGCTCATCGCAGCTTTTTTGGAACAGGTCCGCATTAGGTAAAAGGTCTGCATCAGAAACAGCACCCCACACACTACCGCAATCAGAGCCGAGGTTTTGCCCGCCATGCCCAGTTGCAGAGGCAACAAGCTCAGCGGAATCAGTAGCAGGGTGTAAGTCATAATCTGGAAGGCCGTCCGCAAATCTTTCCCGCCCGGAGTGGGCAGCATCTTGAAGCCAGCCTTCTTGTAGTCCTCATCTAAAACCCACGCAATGGCCCAAAAGTGCGGAAACTGCCACATGAATTGAATACCAAACAGTACCCAGGCCTCCGTACCCAAAACGCCCGTAGCGGCTACCCAGCCCAACAGCGGCGGCATCCCCCCTGGAATAGCACCTACGGCCACGCAAATGGGCGAAATCGTCTTGAGCGGGGTATAAACGAAGCCGTACAGAATCAGTGACAACAGCGATAGGGCCGCGGCCAGCGTATTGAAAAAGTACCCGAGGATGAACAGCCCGGTGATACCCATAACGACGGCGAATACCCAGGCCTCGGTAGCACTCAGTACGCCCGTAGGCAACGGCCGCTTGGCCGTGCGCTTCATGAGCTTATCCAGGTCGATTTCGTGGATCTGGTTGATGGTGTTGGCCGAGCCGGTGACGGCCAAACCGCCTAGCAGCACGAGCAAGGCCCGGCTCCAATCAAACTCCTGCGCGCCGAGCAAGTAGCCGATGGCGCTGGAAAAGGCCACCGTTAGTGCCAGCCGGAATTTGATTAACTGGAAATAGGCTTTGGCTTTCGTCATTCTTACGCAATCAAAACTCCCGCCAGATCAGCCTCAAACGGGGCCGCAAAGTTACGCAACAACGCCCGGATAAGCGGCCTGCCGCTCGAATTTCGTTGCCCGGCTATGCAGCACGATGGT
Above is a genomic segment from Hymenobacter cellulosivorans containing:
- a CDS encoding cytochrome c oxidase subunit 3; this encodes MATSEILQDKEAGTGMHPKRLLLLLMMISITMIFAAYTSAYIVRREEGNWLEFDLPGGLLYTSLIIALSSATMQWAWFSARKDEVRRAQIGVALTLILGVVFLIGQWNVWVELVANKIHFGGVDANPSGSFLYVLTGVHAFHLITGLIFLVIVLRKSLNYQVHSRQMLSIGNATIYWHFLGALWLYLYLFLLLNH
- the cyoE gene encoding heme o synthase gives rise to the protein MTKAKAYFQLIKFRLALTVAFSSAIGYLLGAQEFDWSRALLVLLGGLAVTGSANTINQIHEIDLDKLMKRTAKRPLPTGVLSATEAWVFAVVMGITGLFILGYFFNTLAAALSLLSLILYGFVYTPLKTISPICVAVGAIPGGMPPLLGWVAATGVLGTEAWVLFGIQFMWQFPHFWAIAWVLDEDYKKAGFKMLPTPGGKDLRTAFQIMTYTLLLIPLSLLPLQLGMAGKTSALIAVVCGVLFLMQTFYLMRTCSKKAAMSIMFGSFLYLPIVQIALVFDKI
- a CDS encoding cytochrome c oxidase subunit 3; its protein translation is MSTTSTTQTLHNNASIERPRSGTWDGGNEPFKASYGKLMMWFFLLSDAFTFAAFLTTYGLMRHRHLAFTGDHKDFVFSTAYWPIPDKVFNSFPGLHGMDLPLAFVALMTMILIFSSVTMVLAVEAGHRMDKADVQKWLLWTLLFGATFVSCQAWEWSHFIAGTDAGTKMLDGTIFHGANLQMNQYGPVLFADLFFFITGFHGTHVFSGLVLLTWAFIATTNGTFEKRGHYEMVEKIGLYWHFVDLVWVFVFTFFYLV